Proteins encoded together in one Diabrotica undecimpunctata isolate CICGRU chromosome 3, icDiaUnde3, whole genome shotgun sequence window:
- the LOC140437379 gene encoding CREB/ATF bZIP transcription factor-like isoform X2, whose amino-acid sequence MVSTGKRLPYVSIKMSSSDDESSEELDYQNENIVCGETDAISRRKPRCLSKNAQMARENRLRKKLYLNKLEREVLSLRNDNKKLNSILKNQSLIIKDLKQEKKYLNSVIANSGDIKNLIRNIHTSTDDLFQINSPTSSLEDHNYTTQDVHENDDAGVCLHVSKHRVSLEFCSKCSETAGKSWSQL is encoded by the exons ATGGTGTCCACTGGAAAACGTTTGCCATACGTTTCAATTAAAATGAGTTCTTCAGATGACGAATCTTCAGAAGAATTAGATTATCAAAACGAA AACATTGTATGCGGTGAGACTGATGCAATTAGTAGAAGAAAGCCCAGATGTTTATCTAAAAACGCGCAAATGGCACGAGAAAATCGTTTGAGAAAAAAATTGTATCTTAACAAATTGGAAAGAGAGGTATTGTCACTAAGAAATGACAACAAAAAGTTAAATTCTATACTTAAAAACCAATCTTTGATAATAAAAGACTTAAAGCAAGAAAAGAAATATCTAAATAGTGTCATAGCCAATAGCGgtgatattaaaaatttaatcagGAATATTCACACAAGCACAG ATGATTTGTTTCAAATTAATTCACCAACATCAAGTCTTGAAGATCATAACTATACCACACAAGATGTCCATGAAAATGATGATGCAGGAGTATGTTTACATGTTTCAAAACATAGAGTTTCCCTAGAATTTTGTTCAAAATGTAGTGAGACAGCTGGAAAATCTTGGAGTCAGCTTTAA
- the LOC140437379 gene encoding uncharacterized protein isoform X1, translated as MVSTGKRLPYVSIKMSSSDDESSEELDYQNENIVCGETDAISRRKPRCLSKNAQMARENRLRKKLYLNKLEREVLSLRNDNKKLNSILKNQSLIIKDLKQEKKYLNSVIANSGDIKNLIRNIHTSTGMSVSSSLDKNLSLNNVYVPKPTESTDSIEDFPSFDCLLSDPNLNMDIYGDITQHPLHFPDDLFQINSPTSSLEDHNYTTQDVHENDDAGVCLHVSKHRVSLEFCSKCSETAGKSWSQL; from the exons ATGGTGTCCACTGGAAAACGTTTGCCATACGTTTCAATTAAAATGAGTTCTTCAGATGACGAATCTTCAGAAGAATTAGATTATCAAAACGAA AACATTGTATGCGGTGAGACTGATGCAATTAGTAGAAGAAAGCCCAGATGTTTATCTAAAAACGCGCAAATGGCACGAGAAAATCGTTTGAGAAAAAAATTGTATCTTAACAAATTGGAAAGAGAGGTATTGTCACTAAGAAATGACAACAAAAAGTTAAATTCTATACTTAAAAACCAATCTTTGATAATAAAAGACTTAAAGCAAGAAAAGAAATATCTAAATAGTGTCATAGCCAATAGCGgtgatattaaaaatttaatcagGAATATTCACACAAGCACAGGTATGTCTGTATCATCCTCATTGGATAAAAATTTATCACTGAACAATGTTTATGTTCCAAAGCCTACAGAGAGCACAGATAGTATTGAAGATTTCCCCAGTTTTGACTGTTTATTAAGTGACCCAAATTTAAATATGGATATTTATGGTGACATTACCCAACATCCATTACATTTTCCAGATGATTTGTTTCAAATTAATTCACCAACATCAAGTCTTGAAGATCATAACTATACCACACAAGATGTCCATGAAAATGATGATGCAGGAGTATGTTTACATGTTTCAAAACATAGAGTTTCCCTAGAATTTTGTTCAAAATGTAGTGAGACAGCTGGAAAATCTTGGAGTCAGCTTTAA